In Biomphalaria glabrata chromosome 8, xgBioGlab47.1, whole genome shotgun sequence, the genomic window ATTTGCAGTCTAATGACAAGATCTGGCAGTCAGAAGCATGGCCCAAGTCCTGGACCCAATCATTCATCATCActcttccaaagaaaggcaattCACAATTCTATCAAAACTTCcgcaccatcagcctcataagccaTCCTAGCAAATtcctgttaaaaattatattaaaccgGCTAAATCTGATTGGGGACAACATCAGAAGAACAAgtgggttttagacaaggtcgtagcacaacagaacaaatcctaaacctcagaatactcaaTGAGAAATActtccaacaccaagagaatcttttccgtgtctttattaatttcaaaaaaagcTTTCGACAGAGTATGGCATGTAGCGGGAAAGTACAACAAGTAATCCTGAACCTCTAGAAGGAGGCttccagtgcggtgtacttcaacaacaacattgggggctggtttaaaaccacagttggggctagacaaggctgcctactctcaccaactcttttcaatattttccttgaaaggataatggaagatgctctcgacGTCTAAAAGGTACCGTAAGCATTGGAAGAAGAAAAAttgcagggacagaagaagaactagctaaCTTGGTGATGCACATAGACAGAACTTCCGCAGTATATGATACATATATtaatgccgaaaaaaaaaaaaactcaaattatgaccaataaccatcagggctttaaaaggggcatcagcTTTGGAGGTGAAAAGCGGACAAGtgtcattagttttaaaaactttagagttatcgtctcagatgagggaaacAAACCTGAACTAATGGCCACAGCAGTACTTTCAAAaatcaaaacaatatggaaTGACAAAGGCATAGCCATCATCATCAAAAGCAGACTGTTGCgttctctggtcatggccataTTCCTACTTGCTAGCGAgtcttggacactgactgcagagctagagaggatttaaagaccgcatcacaaactaAGAGATAAGAAACAGAGTTACTACAGTgtttggaccccacgatgacctgctaattattgtaaaaaaaaaacgcaaaataaaactctatttccatattacaaggtcatcaggcttgcaaagaccttccttcagggaacagtactaggaaaagaagaagaggcagacagagaaagcgatgggaagacaacgtaaaagaatggacgggctgtcattgaaagaggttctaatgAAGgcaaaagaatggagaaagacggccaaaaaatcatgtgtggtgcctcaacagtccaacagactaatgaATGGGTGAAGGTGAAGGTAGTGAAGGTGAATAATAAGGACCCATTGAAATTACTTTTTACATTCATATTCATTACATAATGACTTTTGCCACAACTAACACAATCATTTGATTGGACACTTTTCTAgatttcttaaaataatgtCTTTAACAATATCTATAACTGAAGCGTCAGGTGAAAGTGTTTTCTCGAGAATGaaactaattaaatattatcATTGATCAACAACGTCACAATTCTGTATGAATAAGTCTTCCTAACTCCGAACAGAGAAGAGTAACTCTTCAATGTCTCAATGATGTTAATTTTCATGAAAAGTCCAATACATTTCATGTATTTTGTTGTGTATTGGTTTAAGTTTTGAAATTAtattagcttttgttttttttttttagttgtttttttttcaactttcatCTGTGTTATGAGTTTTATGGAAGTTTTCAACTAGAATCTTGGTCTCATCTCAATCTTATGTATGCCCCATCCCAAGACTGTGTGCATGAATAAAGCTATAGACTAGAGCAGTGTACTATAGGTATAGAGTATCCCATATCATACCTGGAACTCTATTCAGGTTTTTAGATTCAGTCCATTGCAACATTTTTAGGCATTTTACAAATTAGTGAATGGAAGTAAATGAAAGTCTTACTAAGTATTGTGTATGTAGCGGACAGTTTATCCTAAAGACTAAAGATACTTCTGATAAATATTTCTCTTAATTCCAAAACAAAAGTCGTCTGTCTACTGCATCCTGTATGCCAAGACTTTGTCTGTTCGTGTACGTCTCAGCAGTTTAACCTTTTTACGTTTCTGATTTCACCTCCggaattgttttagttttacaaCTGTGCAGCTCCGAACAAAGTTAAATCTTCAGATAActccatctaaaaaaaaaaaggtacaaaatTCAAAGATTAAAAACTTGTCAATGCACGAGCCTATAAACCAGACGTGTTCATGTTTAGAACGTAGTGTGGCTGCATTCATGGTTTATATTATGTCAAACTGTTTACCGAACACGTGAACTGGCTTAAATAATGAACATTTTCAATACGAATCGAACAAAAGTTTATCCAGGATTTTATGCGTCCAGATCAAGTTACGTGTGTATGAGAATGGACCAGGAACAATAAATGTATACACTCTCCTTCAACCTCcctccattctctctctctttctctctcattcacaatgcatcttctctctctctctttctctctctttctctctctgtctttctctctctttctcattctctatGCATCTTCTCTCTCgcttactctctctttctctctctgtctttctctctctttctcattctctatgcatcttctctctctctcttactctctctctttccctctctttctctctctctttctttctttctttctctcttactctctctctctttctctctctctcattctctatgcatcttctctctctctcttttctctctctttttctcttctctctctctctctttctttctctctttctttctttctgtttctctctctctctctttctttctctctttctttctttctgtttctctctctgtctctctctttctctctcttttctctctctcttttctctctctctctctttctttctgtttctctctttctctctctctttatctcccccactctttctctctctttctttctttctctctctctctcttactctctctctctctctttgcaaAGCCGTTGGGTCAACACTATGAGTTTGGCTAGTTTTAATGTTGACAATCTCGCCGCCAGACTGTCCGTGAAGTGACTGCATAACGGGATGCTACATTTGTTCCAAATAGTTATAACACCATATCATAATAGTTCTCATTTTGATTCATACTAATCTTTAATATACAAATCCGGATTGAAATGACAAAAAAGTGTTTCTCTCAAATTTTGTGCATTTTTATTTGGGATGTGTTGGTAGAGAGGaatgtttaataaaataattttgaagaaTTCAGATCATATCGTTACAAACgattttatctaattttttttagaaaattagtTCGATTGTATTTGTAGATAATAGTGTAATCTTTTGTGAATGAATTTTTAGAGACTGTTAATTGCTTGCTTTTTAACATACTTTGACTACCTCAAAATTGGTATTTTTttggtgtgtttgtgtgtctgtggggggggggtgtcaaatTTTGAAACATGATTATCACACACTTGCCATTGTGTAACGCCAGTGGGTCAGAATGTCTGTTATGTCAAAACGAGTTGTATTTGACATATATAGATATTCTGCTTTctaattgtttgtttattgtttcattCCTTATTATAGTAAATATTCAAATGTTTCCATTCGTGATATGAAGGCtattagtagatgtagatcAAGTAATAGCTTCACGGATCGATGGCCCATTAAGTTTTTTCTCTGTATAAATTCCCAATCTGCTGAGTAGCCGGGTGTGTGAATAGATCAGAAACTAGGGTACTGTGCAGTGCGTCATTTAGTTAGTTTAGATGTTGATAAAGTTGTGAAGTGAAGCGTAACTTGCCTGTGCTAACTCTTTAATGAATGGCATGTGTAACTCTTTCGTTTGATAGGCCAGCTAAGTGTATGTGGGAACTACTATTACCTAGCATATTTCCTCATGGATGTATTTTATCAGATGTATTAAAGAGACAATATTATATTGTAATGTGAAGTTTCATGGAATTATCTCACTACTACAAAATGAAGCAGCCATTATACTGAGAGCTATTCTATCAGGTTGGCCTTTCAATCAGTGAAGTGCAAGTAAACACGATTATGATCTGACTAGAAATTAAAAGTATTGTAACGAGGGGACAATGAAAGGTAGAAAATTGTTGAAACGCTCTGTTCTTAAGATCAGACCCGTTTCCAACAATCAGATCAGCTTGCCGAAATACTGCAACATCCGAGATTCTCTGACTCCAATCATCTTAATACTTAAACTTTTCGGGCTCTATCATGAGGTCAACGGGTGTGTCTCAAGGACAGTGGAGCCGGCTTCGGGTTCATCCACAGAAGTTACAGAGGAACCAGGAGAACGTGGTGGAACTCCTGAAGGAGGGCATGCTGTGGTGGAGACATTGGGAAAGCTTCAGCAACATGAGAAGCAACATGGTCTTTGGGTTTGTCTGCTGACCAAATGCTGCAGTGTCCTCGTTCTTTTGATTGTCTTTGCCAACACGGTCAAACATTTGTGGACTGTTAGTGACATGAACTCGTCTACCATTGCATTTAAAATCGTTATGGTCAATTGGAACACGCAAAACTTTCTCACAACTCTGTGTCTCTTTATATCTTGTTGGAAGAGAAAGCACTTTAGGTAACAacaatttatttacattgtttTCAAAAAATCTTACATTGTCTTCTAATTATAGCAAGACAAGAATCAAATTAATCATTTTGAAGTGATAATGACATAAGATaaacaaatgtgaatattagtgctatataaaatacTAGTCCTGTTATTAATAGTAATTGTCATCCATTAAGAAAGAGTAAAGAAATTTGCTTGTATATGAAGAACCAGGCTTTACTttggcctacatattttgccacatcttaCACAGAAGAAGCCATTGTCTATGAAAAGGAAAGGAGGCCAGTGGTGCTCTTCTgcttaagctttttttttccatttcattgTATTATATCATAGTTCTCTTTTAGCTCTTTCAGTGCGGGGTTACTCTCAGGGAGTCTAGCGCTGTTGGTGGTGAACTATTTtcttacaaaataaaatcaaatgtgTTAAATGatataacaaaataacaaaaaaagttacGTTAAAGTAACTCTAACCACCCTGCAGAGTTTTGTTCGTTTAGGAAAACTCAATTGTTTCGAtagcactgaaagagttaagtatGCTTCTATTCTTACCAATTATGTCTATCCATATGCTGGGAATGTTTGTTTTTAGATCCGTTTCACTAGCGGAAACTATTCACGACTGTCTTGTGAAATGCGCTTTTTGGACTGACGTGACTTTGAATTAGACCTGAATTAGAACCTATATGTTGCTCTCCCCTGTCATCTTGCAGGAGGTTTGCACTATGACGTAATAAGGAAGGAATTTCTGAAATGTATCAAATATCGTAGAGTTTCACGAAAAACTGAAATaatcaatgtcaaggatgctaaattgaacttcattatataaaggaaaatttaaaatgtgtataaaaaCTTATCTTAAAATGTGTAAACTAATCTTCGTATCAAAGTTTCTTTATTAACACTAATTAGTTGTCCATTAGTTTCTGAATATGTTGTAAGCCATAGAGATAAATAATTGAGATAATTTTGTGTTACAAAAATAAGCAGAGATAATTTGATTCTGCGgtgctaaataataataacaattattattataatattaataataatcattattatccatgatgaaatttgtcttacaaattattcattaaaaattttgGATAATAAATTATGAAACATTCTAGAGTGATGAATATAAGGATCTGTATTATAGGCCACaaagtttttaatataaaatttaaaacgtGCATCATTATTTCCAAGTTtgatttttctttctattttttcttttcataagaGCTTTCTACAGACAATGGATGGAGTTATTTAGTGAACCAACCACAAGAGAGCTGGGATTACAACCACCCGATTGCCGAATAGCAATTAGAGTTTTTGTGGTGATCGGATCTTCGTATTTTCTGTTTAATGTGGCCAGCGTGGGAACTATTATCTTCTATGACAGAATTTCTATCCAGGTGTGTAACGAAAACAAACACACGCTCCAGGCCTACACACAAAAGCAAACACTAAAAAAATAGGCTTAGTTGACAACCTTTTCAAaggtttagtttagtttagctAGAAACTTTAAATCTACAGCAAGAAATTTCAAATCTACAGCAAGAAACTTTAAATCTACAGCTAGAAACTTTAAATCTACAGCAAGAAACTTTAAATCTACAGCAAGAAAGTTTAAATCTACAGCAAGAAACTTTAAATCTACAGCTAGAAACTTTAAATCTACAGCAAGAAACTTTAAATCTACAGCAAGAAACTTTAAATCTACAGCTAGAAACTTTAAATCTACAATTGAAAGCTCCTAAATTACAGCAACCCCACATATATCTACAGCTACACACTCTACATCTATATTTTTAAGTGCACAAAGAGTGTCAAATTTAAGACAGCTTTTCCTAAATAAAATCTTGAAACTTCACATTTCTTTTCTGTCATTAGACAACTGAGTTTCCCACAATCGATAGTGGGTTTGACGAAGATTATTTGATATCTCCAGTATTAGAACTGTCACTGGGTCCACGCGTTCCTCTACTACGACCTCAGGGGACGAGCTAGATAGAACCTAGCAAAATGAGCACAAAAGAGCCGCCCGACACAGCCCCTGATGCCGTGCCAGTCAGCTTAATTTTGCCCATTAgagagacccgcgaatcagccAGGACCCAGGAGATTCCGACCAACCCTggagttggtgtccagcgctatccgcttttcgTAGAGCACATCGTCTCTCTTACCCACCGTTGCCCCAGGGccccacgggggggggggggctgaacaTAACCCAATTGATGTCATTTTACACTCGTTGCCTGCTTATTTATTGAGTATCTGTTGTGTTTTGAGAAAAGAAAGCTagttattaaaaatatgttatggctgattttttttatagtaataaaaattatatatcaataactatatatatattgttacaaatgaacagtgataggtagaggtcaacgtatgaccccggcgagatgacacagcagctagtgttccctggaatctacatgtacaaacaaagacagggtgtgacgtgtccacacgtgttgttccaggggacgaacagatctaagtagggggacagttactaatgaacagtgacagataaaggtcactacgtgtgaccccgacttgatgacactgcagcgagtgttttctggaatctacgtgtataaataaagacaggatgtgacgtttcctgacatgttattccagaggatactaggagtgtttgtgcaactttggagaagcgattagggactctatataagcctgaaagttaatgtgaaagtcagtcgtatggagtcgtatggagtcgtgagtgagccgttacagtcgatacagactatgtaagacgtgtgcggctctgtggaagagaaatgtgtacgactcgatgcaagttaactagggtagagttaactggagtggactactgtcgttaaagtctatacagcgaactacagtggacttgagctgttacagtcgatacagtcgatgtaagacgtgtgcggctctgattcggtagacttgagtacgacttggttcagctttgggagacctggagcgacactgggaagtgtgtcgttggtctgttctgtggaatacggctcgaggaaagttgagaagagaggaattgcaacgaagtgaagagatgaattgcaacgaagtatagctaactgtaaactgacagatattgtacagtcttctacgctacatgttacagtacagtaacgaattgttagagttaatagtcattaaagttatatgatactgaaagtttagtcgtcaagttctttgctgtgtttttatttgtgtgccaactaatacatctagccagaagattcagaaatacgtaacaatattaattaaaatgactgtgtttgtttaatttttttctattatttctgGAAATGTAGGAGTTTTTTCGAAAAATTCTGATAGATCCACTACCAATTAACACGTTGACTCTGGTGGTTGCGCTGTTTGTACATGCCATCAACACAGCGGCCTGGACGTTTCCCACTGTATTCGTTGTCTGTACCGCACATCTATTCACTGCTCAGTTTCATACATTCTCAAAGACACTTGAGAGGCATGTAAGTTTTGGTCGACACTTTCTTTATGGCTGtacgtttgttttgttttgtttgttttcattttaaatatcaCTGAACAATCCCTTTACAAGACATAAAAATCACAGCGCTGAGCTATTTAATGAATGATCAAATTGCATGACGATTGAAGAACGAAACTCTTACATTGGTACATTAATCTGTTTTCgaattatatcttttttttttttttttttttttttttttttttttttttttttaaaatcaggcAGTATATTTTTAATGGCTAAAATGTAACCATATCATGGGAGCAGCAAGGggtgtcggaatttagtgactgattttttgctttgattttgtttattttaggagatattttaatgttaaaccatcacttgccccagcgcagccaggggattttgagtttaaaaccccctaccagggggtttgcagttaaatccccctcttctatataaaaaaaaataatgtaaacgaCAATTTcgaaattccaagagcatagctaaggagggttttgattttaaacccccctccaaaatgtacgataaaacaacccctctttaatataagactatcagtcaccagattctatgagaaCTTCCCcttaagcggggtttgaagcttaaAAATTGCttctcaaatttaaaaaagggcaaactacgcactcaaaatgttatgagtgtagccaagagGCGTTTTGTGTTTCAAACCCTCTTAAGCGGGGCTTGAAGCTacaaaaaatacctcttcaaaataaaagaaaaagcaaattacgcactcaaaatctCAAAATGCTTTGAGCGTAGACaaaaaaggttttgagtttaacctcccttcagtggggtttgaagctaaataaatatctcttcaatataaaaaaagcaaattacacactcaaaatttttGTGGAAGCTGCTTGACGCCCAATGCGCCGAGCGGTGCTTgaggatctaagtaagtaagaatatcagattaggtttttgaaaacaatctttttaatagcaggataatagcaggataatgcactgtagatacctcagaataagcattttgttggctttcaataccggaaatagtgtttggcggcggggctccacCTCGTATAAAAGaagataaattaattataactaATTACTAATTACCTAAATGGTAATTTGCTAGTATCTTCGTTCAATTccatatgataaaaaaaaataaatctaaattaaagtaagtttttttttaagtttaattgtaatttttgtatAAGAATTCTTTGATTTCCATGTCAAATGTGATTATTTTGTTGTACAGATTGAAAACTCTGGTGGTAATATCCCAGTGATGTTCAAACACCTTCGTACTCGTCACATGAAACTGTGCGATATTCTTGGAACTTACAATCTCTTCTTGAAGTGGTACCTAACGTTCACTTATATGGCCACCATCATTGGAAGCTGCTTCATTCTCTACGATTTGATCTTCAGGTCACTGGATCCTCTCAGCTTTGCCCTCTATGTGTTTTGGTTGGGCACTAACTTGTCCATCGCTGTTGCCCTCTCGGTCAGCTTGTCACGTGTTCATGAATCAGTAAGAACTTTAAAgacaaaactttattttttttatcaagcaaattattattattattacatctaTATCTTTCAAGAATGTAGACGTTACTTCCCTTTTTCGatctgaaacaaaataattatttactaatAACTAATTGACAAATCggttatttattaaaattgattcatgtttttgttaGGTATGATAAatcattgtttaaagtttccacttgatccaagaatgggtgtgggggaaataacgtgtacaattatttgaAGGCACAAAATCCGACACATTAAGCGTATCTGTGAACACTgaaagattaatttcccttgttggtatcagaCACAAAATGTAACgactagtaattaattgaacaattaatgaattttttattattgattcatgtattgtctacgccaatgaattattgtgtaaagtttccacttgatctaGGAATGGGTGTTTAAGAAAGAAcgtattcaaactttttactagacggatagacagagagcaatgttaAACTTGGTTAAAATCTAGACGGATAGACAGAGCAATGTTAAACTTGGTTAAAATCGAATGTTTTCTTGGCGTATGAAGCGATCACACACTACAGCGAAGTGTCTCATGTAACTGTGTGTGTTATTGTTTTTAGTAGGAACTATTTGCGTAGTCAGCACTAAAAGCAAGTTCAAGcaccacctccccccccccccatcctgaGCGTGTCCCTTGCCAGGTACTCTAAAGATGGAGATGGCTGTGTTCAATAACTAGAGTTTGAATGTTGAAAGTGTCGCTGCAGAAGTCTATGTCAATTCACGTCCAAACAGGAAAATATCACAAAATGCATTCATAAAATTGAAATCTTGTCATCGCTTAAGCCCCTTCCCCTTTTGTGCTATGGTTCAAATTCTGAAACAACAATGTTATATAAAAACTTCAAAAagattaaaatgaaaatatatgaATCGAATTTATCCAAAGCGATAATTTAAATCACATTTGTCCGGAGGAATGAGACATGCTAACTCTGGATTTAGGAATCCCAATGACCTAAGTAACTAAGTCTTCTGAAATCATCTCTGCTAATATTCTACAAAACATTTGTCTGTTTTATTTCTGCATATTTTAACATTTGACTCTCCTTTTCCCATTTCCATCCTAAAATTCAGCACTATGAGCCCGTCAATTGCTTGATCATTTCTTTTGTCTGCTTTTTtcccctggtactgttccttgtagcaatgttttttgttttgctgaTCTTGTGGTGTGTCGCTAAACTGGCGTGGTTGAAGTTCTCTTTCAAATGTATACCTTACACCCTATTAGTTCTACCTTAACACTAAGTCTGTTACACTACATGGGTGTCAACATAAAAGAGACCCGTGTTTATGGCCTCCCAGATCGACTGATCTATTTGCTTGCGATTTTAATTTGTGGGTTAACTTATAGGGTAAAGTGTATGCACAGTAACAGCCCGCGTACAGTAAAGGAGTTCATCAACATTATCAAACTCCACTTGAGTGAGagcttgagaggttcaaatcctctcttgcaaaataCCTAGACATAAGCCCTGCTGTTTAGcgtagtgtatgtatgttaccATACATGTCGAAAATTAAAAAGCCTATTTTCAATACAGTTGTGAAAATTACATATtatgaacaaataaaaattttagaCACAAATGGATACTTTCTAATTTGTGTTTAAAGTTAATGGTGCACATTTTCAACAGCTGCTGTCAACTATGCAATGCTTTGTACTTTGTGATGGATAATATTctgtttttactattttaaaatgaaaatgataaTTTATTTGACATTTCTGTAAGTATTTGTACTCCTGTAAATCATGACATGCCTCTATCTGCCGCCCTGTATTACGACCTGAATGACTCTTGTTTTTAAGGCTCATGAACCTCTGGAGGTGCTGGTCAAACTAGAAACTGGAAACGCTGACCTGTCGCAAGCTATACaggtacacatacatctaacTTTAACAGTAACAATCAAATAGGATATTGGTATGATAATTCAATATCAGTTaaataagcttttaattttaaaaatctaattatactactattcaatatatattatattttgcaATGCAAACATGTTCATATATACTTAAGACCTTATCTTTCCCAATTTCAAATGCAATTGAGTAATTATCATCGTTGGAGAACACCTTACCGTTATGATGTtgatatagatagagatattgatagatatagatagagatagagatatatGGAGATATAGATAGAGATCTATTTAAGTTTACATATTTTGGACTAAACCATTTGCCTCTAATGTCACCCTTACTTCACGTTCGTCAAGCATCTATAGCAGAATTTTCACGAAAGGAGAACGCAAGCTAAACattgttacaaagacagtttttgtggaaacaaaaactcaaaatcggccctccaAGTGGTCCATCCAAGtaggaaaaaaggcaggtttcaatattttcagaaagaatatcataatgaaattctatcaaaggcaaatgacagagaagaatggagaaagaaggttgacagatcatgtgtggtgccccaaaggtccatcagaccaagggataggtgaaagtgaatgtgaagttagatgtgaacctggcttaactgatgtcttataatgagtatctaatttttaagttttgtaaagagtcaatctcttattcaaggCCTCAAGAGATAGAGTATTTccgtataaaaaaataataaaaaatcctttagttttgtATACCACGGTAACAACTGCacgctgcagttcacgcgataatatgaaaaactggtgaccggtcatttcatccccggtcacttaatccccggtcatttcatcccctggtcacttcatcccccggtcacttcatccccggtcatttcatccccaattaaatattttatttataaatatgaatatgtagaatgctttttgacattttatgacctGTTACTAAtacgtttatagtgtttcctcttccactttgttttcttaatgagaaatcttatattatattgtaaatctggttgtgtacttagctatagcgcttctattggatgtggggattgtaatatcataatattatccggatcgaaggccaaggtttggtggaagtagtaaaaaatcatttgagagatagaagtgcgattagaataattatgaccaagccgctgataacttatcatcaaaggccaaggtgtggtgcaagtagtggaaatcttttgagagatagaagtgcgattaaaataattatgatcatgccgctgataacttatcatcaaagacCAAGGTGTGGTGTAAGTAGtgaaaatcttttgagagataatagtgcgattacaataattatgaccgtgccgctgataacttatcatcaaaggccaaggtgtggtgcaagtagaggaaatcttttgagagatagaagtgcgattacaataattatgaccaagccgctgataacttatcatcaaaggccaaggtgtagtgaaagtacgaccatgtttcactttagtttatttttcaatcgctctttcttgaaaatgggcgcgtcatttttagccttgaaataaggttttatttttttctaattcaggcggagttcacccatcctcgGGATATCATGTCGCttgtataagttttgctttaattccttttaaacattaacgtgttacaattttgtcatttaaataaaaaatgaatacattaaatattgctcatttcatgatttttaaaattaaaatttgttatataaaaatgatcagatgatgaaaat contains:
- the LOC106067566 gene encoding uncharacterized protein LOC106067566 yields the protein MKGRKLLKRSVLKIRPVSNNQISLPKYCNIRDSLTPIILILKLFGLYHEVNGCVSRTVEPASGSSTEVTEEPGERGGTPEGGHAVVETLGKLQQHEKQHGLWVCLLTKCCSVLVLLIVFANTVKHLWTVSDMNSSTIAFKIVMVNWNTQNFLTTLCLFISCWKRKHFRAFYRQWMELFSEPTTRELGLQPPDCRIAIRVFVVIGSSYFLFNVASVGTIIFYDRISIQEFFRKILIDPLPINTLTLVVALFVHAINTAAWTFPTVFVVCTAHLFTAQFHTFSKTLERHIENSGGNIPVMFKHLRTRHMKLCDILGTYNLFLKWYLTFTYMATIIGSCFILYDLIFRSLDPLSFALYVFWLGTNLSIAVALSVSLSRVHESAHEPLEVLVKLETGNADLSQAIQVQLFLAKLTGTSIGATVMDLFVVTKESILTIAGAYITYFLLVTQYDL